A genomic segment from Glycine soja cultivar W05 chromosome 18, ASM419377v2, whole genome shotgun sequence encodes:
- the LOC114396747 gene encoding uncharacterized protein LOC114396747: MPDFLATNPLTISAAESPRFPFLHSCPTLTPRPQLNPNFRIPFSPKPSKNKSVSLALSSRSNEGSSRGYGFYNELEFEDRKDKTFGLEMNPVVGEDSQSETGSIPFDGVEGGDDKGEDDLVRAQGDADGDGDGLKKGYDDEEGENEKFGGKLRVRRGKEVIRRSNLLAKQVISIHSALSLGFVSQLWVDTSSWMVLFVEVRPNLLSGDSEKFLLDDISQVGDVVLVQDESVTDNEFKMVGLETLVGYKVVTPSRRNIGKVRGYTFSINSGAVEELELDSFGLSIIPSSLVSTYSLLVEDVLEVVSDAVVVHEAAALRIQRLSKGFLGNQNVRISVDDFEDFDSEQSDTYGPISRRRKSFGRKKPSHRDWDDEDNWELPMDYL; the protein is encoded by the exons ATGCCTGACTTTCTTGCCACAAACCCCCTTACCATTTCAGCTGCAGAATCTCCAAGATTCCCCTTCCTCCATTCATGCCCAACTCTTACACCAAGACCCCAACTCAACCCGAATTTCCGTATCCCCTTTTCTCCCAAACCATCTAAAAACAAGAGCGTCTCTTTGGCACTGAGCTCCAGGTCGAATGAAGGGTCATCAAGGGGTTATGGCTTTTACAACGAGCTTGAGTTTGAGGACAGAAAGGACAAGACTTTTGGGTTGGAGATGAACCCTGTTGTTGGTGAAGATTCCCAGAGTGAAACTGGGTCAATCCCCTTTGATGGGGTGGAGGGTGGTGATGATAAGGGAGAGGATGATTTGGTTCGGGCTCAGGGGGATGCAGATGGGGATGGGGATGGTTTGAAGAAAGGTTATGATGATGAAGAAGGTGAGAATGAGAAATTTGGAGGTAAACTTAGAGTCAGAAGAGGTAAAGAGGTAATTAGAAGGTCGAATTTGTTGGCCAAGCAAGTGATCAGCATTCACTCTGCCCTTAGTTTGGGATTCGTCTCGCAGCTTTGGGTGGACACAAGCTCT TGGATGGTGTTATTTGTGGAGGTGAGGCCAAACTTGCTTTCTGGGGATTCAGAGAAATTCCTTCTGGATGATATTAGTCAG GTTGGAGATGTTGTCCTTGTCCAGGATGAAAGTGTGACAGACAATGAATTTAAAATGGTTGGATTGGAGACACTG GTTGGATACAAAGTTGTAACACCCTCTCGACGGAATATTGGAAAG GTGCGTGGGTACACTTTCAGCATCAATTCAGGTGCTGTTGAAGAACTTGAACTTGATTCATTTGGACTATCCATCATTCCGTCAAGTTTG GTGAGTACCTACTCTTTGCTGGTTGAGGACGTGCTGGAAGTAGTATCTGACGCAGTTGTTGTGCATGAAGCTGCAGCTTTACGAATTCAAAGGCTTTCTAAG GGTTTTTTGGGCAACCAGAATGTGAGAATTTCAGTGGATGATTTTGAAGATTTTGACTCTGAACAATCTGACACATACGGTCCTATttcaaggagaagaaaaagtttCGGAAGAAAGAAACCCAGTCATAGAGATTGGGATGATGAAGATAATTGGGAGCTTCCAATGGACTATCTCTGA
- the LOC114395904 gene encoding uncharacterized protein LOC114395904 — translation MLTPTTGVPKPRPRSGRTPLQLKNTPADPIHPSAKPKPKPYFEISLIDKENNPVSAVAVLVAQPPETSLAEELSAVKKKLERMKADKEKTEKMLNEKHAILDAKMKEMEERGEIQKNLEIEVDRLFRLKELKYRCMRVSPMRTLREKEQGKIVNEAPSQSEVKTEETVASESESESESESVGGEWQVLQSPGSACSQTHTPHTKSDS, via the exons ATGCTAACTCCGACCACCGGAGTACCGAAGCCCCGGCCGCGATCTGGCCGGACGCCGCTTCAGCTCAAGAACACACCTGCCGATCCCATTCATCCTTCCGCGAAGCCCAAGCCCAAGCCGTATTTCGAGATTTCATTGATCGACAAAGAGAACAATCCGGTTTCCGCCGTCGCGGTTCTGGTGGCGCAGCCGCCGGAGACGTCGCTGGCGGAGGAGCTCAGCGCGgtcaagaagaagctggagAGAATGAAAGCGGACAAAGAAAAAACGGAGAAAATGCTGAACGAGAAACACGCAATACTGGACgcgaagatgaaggagatggaAGAGCGAGGTGAGATTCAGAAGAACCTCGAGATCGAGGTTGACCGGTTGTTCCGGTTGAAGGAACTCAAGTATCGCTGCATG AGAGTTTCTCCGATGAGAACGCTTAGGGAGAAGGAACAAGGAAAGATCGTGAACGAAGCGCCATCGCAATCGGAG GTGAAAACGGAGGAAACAGTGGCGTCGGAATCTGAATCGGAATCGGAATCGGAATCTGTTGGAGGCGAATGGCAAGTTCTGCAGAGTCCAGGTTCAGCTTGTTCACAAACTCATACTCCACATACAAAATCAGATAGTTGA